A genomic region of Arachis hypogaea cultivar Tifrunner chromosome 5, arahy.Tifrunner.gnm2.J5K5, whole genome shotgun sequence contains the following coding sequences:
- the LOC112802092 gene encoding uncharacterized protein has translation MPLYDCMLLFKPHIQKKDLLDLVTRVGKHVCRRNGVVTGVKSFGEVQLGYGIKKLDGRHFKGYLMQLSMMATPEINKELHYLNKEDRLLRWLLVKQRDFRFGNEFFSEQGALELSNLSQIRRPDDDEDDDDDDDEDEYEVDEETK, from the exons ATGCCACTTTACGATTGTATGCTTCTGTTTAAGCCCCATATACAGAAGAAAGACCTCTTGGATTTAGTTACTAGGGTGGGGAAACATGTTTGTAGAAGAAATGGGGTTGTCACCGGTGTTAAGAGTTTCGGAGAAGTTCAATTAGGCTACGGTATAAAAAAGTTAGATGGCAGACATTTTAAG GGCTATTTGATGCAACTGAGCATGATGGCTACTCCTGAAATAAACAAGGAGCTGCACTATCTAAACAAGGAAGACCGGTTACTCCGCTGGCTTCTGGTTAAACAACGGGACTTTAGATTTGGAAATGAGTTCTTTAGTGAGCAAGGTGCACTTGAGCTAAGCAATTTGTCTCAAATCAGAAgacctgatgatgatgaggacgACGATGACGACGATGACGAGGATGAGTATGAGGTAGATGAAGAAACAAAGTGA